The following proteins are co-located in the Silene latifolia isolate original U9 population chromosome 1, ASM4854445v1, whole genome shotgun sequence genome:
- the LOC141613005 gene encoding putative LRR receptor-like serine/threonine-protein kinase At1g53430 → MVAFPPKLRPYFLCMFLFIICVNKFGFNAQLIPEDEVNSLKIISNKLKNTHWRVSQTSCSDGGRSFNKIFSNASLSNVTCDCSFKGGTICHVTHIQLKGLNLTGVLPEEFGNLSHLQEIDLSVNYITGRIPESLTKIPLVILTLQGNLNTGPIPYEIGRITSLEQLVLQDNGFEGPIPRSLGNLKNLQNLVLGANFFNGTLPDTLVNLQNLTELKLNGNTISGKIPSFIGSLTNLTKLDIQGTSMEGPIPSTFSSLRNLQTLRISDLDANSISFPNVADMTSLNYLILRNCSITGRIPDYVQSLVELKLLDLSFNRLSGPIPEILGRFEHLVYLFLANNSLSGPLPDWILDHKYYIDVSYNNFNDRPQANVNLVASYSPKKGKSVNWYMMKDLPCSKKPQYYSLFINCGGSNMTFERNKYEADASPGGPSTFYASGEQWAYSSTGSFINTVTANFIAVDTSNANVTGIYQTARLSPLSLKYYGLCLLRGSYTVRLHFAEIMYFSSLGRRFFDVSIQGNVVLKNFDIAAAAGGHHKPIIKTFNDIFVNGSTLEISLYWSGRGTTTVPIRGAYGPLISGIAVTPNFNIRKGLSGVAVAGIVLAFCAILVLILAIHRVTGFVGGRNDENEEFHRLGTAYFSLRQIKAATENFSIRNKIGEGGFGPVYRGVVADGKVIAVKQLSSKSKQGNREFVNEIGMISALQHPNLVKLYGCCIEGKELLLVYEYMENNSLARALFGQENQKLALDWRTRRKICLGIARGLTYLHEESRLKIVHRDIKATNVLLDKDLNAKISDFGLAKLDEEENTHISTRIAGTIGYMAPEYAMRGYLTDKADVYSYGVVVLEIVSGMSNTSYKPKEEFVYLLDWACVLHEHGTLLELVDPTLGQSYSEEEALRLLNLALLCTNPSPSLRPSMSSVVCMIDGQIPVQASTVKLSGTNDQLRFKALERISKEEHSLHSTSSYSSQTQGSTGIDGSWIDSSVSVHSNNGMRNDLRSDSIKLLPDTAETKF, encoded by the exons TGAATTCTCTGAAAATTATTTCGAACAAATTGAAAAATACACATTGGAGAGTCAGTCAAACATCCTGCAGCGATGGAGGTAGAAGTTTTAACAAAATATTCAGCAATGCAAGTCTTAGCAACGTTACCTGCGACTGTTCTTTTAAGGGAGGCACTATTTGCCATGTTACACACAT TCAGTTGAAAGGACTTAATCTTACAGGAGTTTTGCCTGAAGAATTCGGAAACCTTAGTCATTTGCAAGAAAT CGATCTCTCCGTAAACTATATTACTGGAAGAATTCCTGAAAGTTTGACAAAGATCCCGCTTGTCATCTT AACGCTGCAGGGGAATCTGAACACTGGTCCgattccttatgaaattgggcgGATAACCTCTCTTGAACAATT AGTCTTGCAAGACAACGGATTTGAAGGACCTATTCCAAGGAGTCTCGGGAATTTGAAAAACTTGCAGAATTT GGTTCTTGGTGCAAACTTCTTCAACGGAACTTTACCTGATACATTAGTCAATTTACAGAACTTGACAGAACT AAAGTTGAATGGAAACACGATATCTGGTAAAATACCAAGTTTCATTGGTAGTTTGACCAACCTTACGAAGCT GGATATCCAAGGCACTTCTATGGAGGGTCCGATTCCATCTACATTTTCTTCTCTGAGAAACTTGCAAACTTT GAGAATTTCAGATCTCGATGCAAATAGCATATCTTTTCCAAATGTGGCAGACATGACAAGTTTAAATTATCT AATATTAAGGAACTGCTCAATAACAGGACGAATCCCTGATTATGTACAGAGCTTAGTGGAGTTGAAGCTTCT GGATTTGAGCTTCAATCGTTTAAGCGGTCCTATTCCCGAAATATTGGGTAGATTCGAACATCTAGTGTATCT GTTCCTTGCAAACAACTCACTTTCTGGACCATTGCCAGATTGGATATTGGACCACAAATATTATAT TGATGTATCGTATAATAATTTTAATGATCGCCCGCAGGCAAATGT GAATTTGGTTGCTAGCTATTCACCTAAAAAGGGCAAATC AGTAAATTGGTACATGATGAAGGACCTCCCTTGCTCCAAAAAACCCCAAT ATTATTCTTTATTCATTAATTGTGGCGGAAGCAATATGACTTTCGAACGGAACAAGTATGAAGCAGATGCAAGTCCTGGTGGCCCTTCTACTTTCTATGCATCCGGAGAACAATGGGCTTACAGTAGTACAGGATCTTTTATTAATACTGTCACAGCCAACTTCATTGCAGTGGACACATCTAATGCTAATGTAACTGGTATTTACCAAACAGCTCGTCTGTCACCTCTTTCACTCAAGTATTATGGCCTTTGTTTGTTACGAGGCAGTTACACAGTGAGGCTGCACTTTGCTGAAATAATGTATTTTAGTAGCCTTGGAAGACGCTTCTTTGACGTGTCAATTCAG GGGAATGTAGTGCTGAAGAATTTTGATATTGCTGCCGCTGCTGGAGGTCATCATAAGCCCATCATTAAGACGTTTAACGATATCTTTGTTAATGGAAGCACACTCGAGATCTCCTTATACTGGAGTGGACGAGGAACTACTACTGTTCCTATCAGAGGCGCATATGGACCTCTTATATCGGGGATCGCAGTGACACCCA ACTTTAACATTCGCAAAGGACTCTCAGGTGTGGCCGTTGCTGGGATTGTGCTTGCTTTTTGTGCCATTCTTGTGTTAATTCTGGCCATTCACAGAGTTACTGGTTTTGTAGGtggaagaaatgatgaaaacgaAG AGTTTCACAGACTAGGGACGGCTTACTTCTCCTTAAGGCAGATCAAAGCCGCGACAGAGAACTTCAGTATCCGCAATAAAATAGGTGAAGGAGGTTTTGGGCCTGTTTACAGG GGTGTAGTGGCAGACGGCAAGGTTATCGCTGTCAAACAACTGTCCTCGAAATCAAAGCAAGGAAACCGTGAATTTGTGAATGAGATAGGCATGATTTCTGCCTTGCAACACCCAAATCTTGTTAAATTATATGGATGTTGCATTGAAGGGAAAGAATTGCTGCTTGTATATGAATACATGGAAAACAACTCGCTTGCTCGTGCACTTTTTG GACAAGAGAATCAGAAGTTGGCCCTGGACTGGCGAACAAGAAGGAAAATATGCTTAGGAATTGCAAGGGGGTTAACTTATCTTCATGAGGAGTCGAGGCTGAAGATCGTTCACAGGGACATTAAGGCGACTAATGTATTACTCGATAAAGACCTGAATGCTAAGATATCCGACTTTGGtctggctaagcttgatgaagaaGAAAATACTCATATAAGTACTAGGATTGCGGGAACAAT AGGATACATGGCTCCCGAGTATGCGATGAGGGGTTACCTAACCGATAAGGCAGATGTTTACAGCTATGGAGTTGTCGTTCTTGAGATTGTGAGCGGGATGAGCAATACTAGCTATAAGCCAAAGGAAGAGTTTGTCTACCTTCTTGACTGG GCCTGTGTCTTACACGAGCATGGAACCCTTCTGGAGCTTGTCGATCCAACTCTCGGCCAAAGTTACTCGGAAGAAGAGGCACTGAGGCTGCTGAACCTAGCATTGTTGTGTACCAACCCATCTCCATCTTTAAGGCCGTCTATGTCTTCGGTTGTATGCATGATCGATGGCCAAATTCCTGTCCAAGCCTCGACTGTCAAGCTTAGTGGGACCAACGACCAACTAAGGTTCAAAGCTTTGGAGAGAATATCCAAGGAAGAGCATTCTCTTCATTCAACGAGTTCGTACTCTAGTCAAACCCAAGGGAGCACCGGGATAGATGGTTCGTGGATTGATTCTTCGGTTTCCGTGCATAGCAATAACGGGATGAGAAATGATTTACGTTCTGACTCCATCAAATTACTTCCTGACACGGCTGAGACAAAGTTTTAG